The window CCACAAGACATACCTTGCTTTAAGATTTTAGGGTCCATAGAATTTTAGAAACAGTGTACATTTATTTTAGTTATCTTTTATGAAAAGATTTCGAAGCCTGGTCAGAAGGCTCTCCAAAGGTTCAAATCAGCTTGTCTACTGATAAATCATCCTTGAAATGTTGAACTCACGTCTCTActcatttcatttaatatttttaaaacctttgagGCCAAACCATCTCACCTTGGGAACTTTCTAAAAATATGAAGATAACTTTAATGTTCACATAATGCCTTCCTGTTCCATTTTTCCTTAACTCAGCTGTGATGGTGATAATTTGGTTTTATAAAATGGTCATGGGAGGGCCTCAAAGTAGCCTTAACCAACCAAACCATATTCACAGCCAAAGAACAGGTCATTCTAAAGATCTAGGATGTCAAGGTGGACCTgtaataaaaaacagaatgaaaaaaagaagcaaaaggcTTTTCTTTGTTTCCAAGAAAAAGTGACTCAAGGGGCCAGcggcttatttttttataaatcctgTCTCCAAAAGCCTCAAAATGTAAGACGTTTACAGCCTAGATAATATTAAAACTCACCTCTGAACAGAATGACTCTCCTTTGAAAGATGAGGAGAATGAATCCCAAAGGAAGAAGTGACTCGGCTAGCAGTTCCTTGGAGGAGACAAGCACCATCACCAGCTGAAGCTTCCCATGGCCTCCGGAGTCTGGGGACCCCCCCCCCGGGTACCCCAGACTGCATCTCAGTCTCGTGTTCACTCTCCCTCCAGGCCACCACTCAGGCTGGTCTGGGTTTGCAAATCATTAAAGCTAGAGACTGCTGCGGATGGCCCGACCAGAGATGACAGTCAAGTGGAACCTAAGTGCCCCAAATTCTCCCAGAGGCAGCAATGCCTGTCCCCCGTGCCCCCAAGAGGCTTCCCGCCTGGGTCCTGAGCGCTGCCGGGAGTAAGACTGCACCCGAGTAAGTCAAGGGGTGGGGCCATACTTTGGGCATCTCTTCATCTTCCTGCTCTAAAACCCAGGTcgggcctgaacaggcagtggcgcagtggatagagcatcggactgggatgcggaaggacccaggttcgagaccccgaggtcaccagcttgagcgtgggatcatctggtttgaacaaaagctcaccagcttgtacccaaggtcgctggctccagcaaggggttactcggtctgctgaaggcccacggtcaaggcacatatgagaaagcaatcaatgaacaactaaggtgtcgcaaagcgcaacgaaaaactgatgattgatgcttccatctctctccgttcctgtctgtctgtccctgtctatccctctctctgactctctctctctctctctgtctctgtaaaataaataaataaataaaaattaaaattcttaaaacccAGGTCGGCACATAATCCAGTAGAGCTGGGACAGTACTGGACATTCCCAGGACACACATTTCGAGAGCCCCaggggatgcctgaaaccacaggtAGGACCCAAACCCTGTCTATACTAGGTCTTTTCCTGCACGTACATACCTGTGATCAAGTTTCATCTATAAAGTCGGCACAGGAAGAGATGAACAATAACTAACAAAATAGAGCAACTGTAAAAATACGCTGCAATAAAAGGTGACTatgttctctctttcccttttgctcCAAATATCTTGTTACTGTCCTTACCCTTCTTGTGATGAGAGGCCAAAGGGCTACATCACGTGATGACATAAAATTAGAGTCACGTAAACACAGGCACTGATGCACCAAGACAGTGGATCTGAAAGCCAAGCCGGGTGCTGCGTGACTCGGGCAGAAAGCACGTGCACGTTGGGTCTCGCCAGTGGGAGCGAGGTGTCGCGAGATTCCGCCATGCTACTCAGACCCACGGCGCCGCGTACAATCAGACGCATAGGAATTgtgtatttctggaattttccatttgatATGTTCAGATCGTGGTGGAGCATAGGCAACTGAAGCCACAGGAAGGGAAACTGAGGATGAAAGGCGATCtctgcacacaaaaaaagtggatTATTTTGAAGCCAGAACTCCAGTGGGTCTCGGGGGCAGAATAGATACCCTTAACTTCTCCAGCCCTGTGGCAATGTAAAGAGAGATCAGCGTGGCTCAAGTCCACTATGTACACGAACCTCCCACGGTTTGTTTTCACTGGACGCAACAATATATACAGTCATAGAAAACGAGCAGGGCCAGCGTGGGCCTCGTGCAACCTGTGGGCCCCAGGCTCAGAAGGGCCCCATGCCTGGCTCCACGCTCTGCTGTCGTGGTCCtggaattcttaataattttataaaagggGCCATGCTGCATTTTTCATTGCACACCAGGCCCTGCAAATTATATGGCTGGTCCTGACGAGCATCCGCGCTTGATTTTGGGGGGGCCTTCTGAGCCAGCGGTCAGAAGACTGAGGTGTCACTGTCCCTGCACCCTGTGACTTCAAAAGGATTTAATCCAGGCTTTCATCGTTCACATCTCCTCAAACAAGGGCAGCACAGCGGCGATGCTCTTAAACACCTCTGTGGATGGTGGAGGAGACACACCGAGTCATCttcattcaaataaaatattagcaacagCCGTTCCTGTGGTGAGTGGTCAAATCAGCCTCGTCTCTGAGGCGCTGCTCTGTGCCGGGCACTGCTGGGGGGCACTGCTGGGGGGACACTGCTGGGGGGCACTGCTGGGAGGGCACTGCTTGGGGGGCACTGCTGGGGGGCACTGCTGGGAGGGCACTGCTGGGGGGGCACTGCTGGGGGGCGCTGCTGGAGGGCGCTGCTGGGGGGCGCTGCTGGGGGGCGCTGCTGGAGGGCACTGCTGGGGGGCACTGCGGGAGGGCACAGCGGGGGGGCACTGCTGGGGGGGCACTGCTGGGGGGGCACTGCGGGAGGGCACTGCTGGAGGGCGCTGCTGGGGGGGCTGCGGGAGGGCACTGCTGGGGGGCGCTGCTGGGGGGCGCTGCTGGAGGGCGCTGCTGGGGGGCGCTGCTGGGGGGCGCTGCTGGAGGGCACTGCTGGGGGGCACTGCGGGAGGGCACTGCGGGGGGGCACTGCTGGGGGGCGCTGCTGGGGGGGCACTGCGGGAGGGCACTGCTGGAGGGCACTGCTGGGGGGGCACTGCGGGAGGGCACTGCTGGGGGGACACTGCTGGGGGGACACTGCTGGGGGGACACTGCTGGGGGGCACTGCTGGGAGGGCACTGCTGGGGGGCACTGCTGGGGGGCACTGCGGGAGGGCACTGCGGGGGGGCACTGCGGGAGGGCACTGCTGGGGGGACACTGCTGGGGGGACACTGCTGGGGGACACTGCTGGGGGGCACTGCTGGGAGGGCGCTGCTGGAGGGCGCTGCTGGAGGGCGCTGCTGGGGGGCGCTGCTGGAGGGCGCTGCTGGAGGGCGCTGCTGGAGGGCACTGCTGGGGGGCACTGCTGGGGGGCACTGCGGGAGGGCACTGGTGGGGGGCACTGCGGGAGGGCACTGCGGGAGGGCACTGGTGGGGGGCGCTGCTGGGGGGCGCTGCTGGAGGGCACTGCTGGGGGGCAAGGCTGGGGGGCACTGCTGGGGGGCACTGCGGGAGGGCGCTGCTGGGGGGCGCTGCTGGAGGGCACTGCTGGGGGGCACTGCTGGGGGGCACTGCGGGAGGGCACCAGGGATGGCAGAGAACAAGAGATAACAACCTCTCCTTTCTGCCAGCTTATATTTTAGGTAAGAGAAATAGACACTGAATATAAACAAACGAGTCAATTATATGTTAGAAGGTGACcggttaaaaaacaacaacaatgaagcAGCAAGGGGTTAGAGGGGGCATCTTCAGTGGGAGAGTGGGGGAAGAACCCACTGAGAAGAAGGCATTGGAGCCCCGcttctgaaagagagagagagagagagagagagagagagaggcaccagCCTCAGGGCCTCTGGCCAAGTAAGAGAAAGTGCACAGGCTGCCGGGCAGGTCCCTGCTgtctggggaggagcagggagggagcgagaggcagagagagaggagggagagatgaaGTCATAGAGGCAATGGGAGCCGGATCGTGCACGGACTCGCAGACCCCTGTAAAAGCCGTGCTCTGCGGATGAAGGGAAGTGAGCGAAGCGTTTGGAACCCGAGTGACATGGCAAGATGAAACAGGACGGTTCTGGCAGCCGCGGCCGgcgaggaggggaggaaggcacCGGGGACACAACCAGGAGACAGGAGAGGGTATTGCAGTCATGCAAACAGAGGCGGCCAGTGCTGGGACCCCCTGACGGGCCATGGAGAGGATAGGATACATTTCTGGACCAGTTTGGAAGGCAGAGCTGGTAAGATTTGGGGAAGGGCAACcacaaacagcaacaacaataaacAAGATTTTAGGTCACAATCTTCCACTTGTGGCCCAACCTGACTACATCACCACTCTAGATCACTGTCTCTGCCTTGCGGATGGGGAAAATGGGACTCAGGGGGTATCTGTCACTTATTAAGGGTACTTACTAACTAGTAAGTGAGGGGACATCGAGTTCTGGAGAGCCAAAACCTTACCAGCCCACACTGTGCTGGGCGGATGCTAGATTTCAGAGTCAACCCAGaagtaaataactaaataaaagagagCATGAAAGGTCTTATTTGGACGCCAGGCTTTGTTCTTCTTCGGTTCCTGGCTGAGAGCGCTGCTAATGGTGAGCGAGTGAGAGCCGGGTACCATAATGAGCTCTGCGCTGGGAAGATGAGAGCTCTCCTACCCGGCACTAATTTAAGAGAAATGAGCTCATCTCCTGCTTTGAAGAATTTTAACAACCATGGAATTTTGCCAGTAGGGTAGAACCTAAGCCAGAGAGATACCCACGGAAGGAGGCTTCGTACCAGCCCCCTTTCATAAAAAGCCCGGCAGCAGCCGCTCCCTCCCAGGGCTGCGGTAAATGGAGGCGTGAACTGCCTAAATGGCTCCGGAGTGGAAGAGAAGATTTTGCCCTGGAGGCTGAATGGACTGAAAGGTATccgccatccatccatccattggaATGGGGCTTCTCgcaggggaggggtgagaagctgTCAGACAGGAGTGAGGGATGGGAAGGGCTGGGAGCCCGGTCTGGACAGGCGGCTGTAAAGAAGTCCGCTCGCCTCTGCCGGTCTAAACAACGTATCCTTCCTCACCGAAGAGTGCGAGCAGCCCACCGTGGCCTTCAGAGAACGGCCCCCGCTGTTATCCACACAGTTCATTGAAAAGTGAGCGCTGGGGGTGCAGAAGGGGACATGGGCTGCCCCTAACAGTAGATGAAGTGAGATGACATGCCAGTCACTATCGcagcccaacaatccacccccaAACCTGCTGACATAAAACAATGACCTGAAGATGCTGGCGGAGCCCTCGCACTGGGGGGTTCTAGCAGCGCACAGTGGTCCTCACTGTCCCCAGTTCTGTGGTCTCTGGGGCTCGCACTGGAAAGACACGAAGGTCAGCAGGAGAAGCAGGCGAGTGAGGTAAAAGCTGTGGACTGGAAAAGCCTTGACTCACCTGTCTAATGGTTGAGGGCAGCTGCTGGTTGGGACCACACTAGGGGCTCCTGGCCAGAACGCATGACCTGGGCTCCCTCATAGCCTGGCCGTCCTGTGAAGCAGGATTGCTCACCCGGAAGCTCAGGGCTCCAGAGAGGAGTGTCCCCACAAACAGGGTGGCAGTTCCGTGGCCTTTTCTGACCCAGCCTTGAAAATCATGCAGAGTCATCTTTACTATACATTTCATTGGTTCTAAGCAACTCAGAAACCCACCTGGACTCAAGGGGAAGGGACATAGCCCCCTTCCAAACTCCCAACGGGGCAAGTGTCAAAGAATTTGCGTCCGTATATGAAACCATCACGGAGGAAATTAAAATATCCAGGCATTTTGGGAGCCTGCACTGATCCCAAGTTCTAGGAGGAGAGTGGGATGGCGTTGTCACCTACAGAGGGTGCCACCCTCCAGTAGAGGGTGCTTTCATCTGCTCTCTGCCTCTTTTCTCCTTGTAATCGCTCCTCCTACTGGTCCTCTGAAAAGAGGTCGATTCTGCCCTCCCTAACTTGCTAACTTTGGGAGAACATTCTTTTCCCAGTCACCCGTCAGAGTCTACAAGCTCTTACTACCCTTATACGGGAGTATTCCTCCCCGCCTTACCACAGGGGTTGGAATTCCGGGCGATccgggtttgaatcctgactctagCCACCGGACCCTGGACCAGCGGAGTCTCCGTTCCCTCATCTCCAAATGGACATCTTATAAGAATGAAAAGGAATGATGCCGGGCAGACAGTAGCTGCTTAAGAAATGCACGCTGACCCGAATTTAAACTGTTTGGCTCggctctcttcttc is drawn from Saccopteryx leptura isolate mSacLep1 chromosome 12, mSacLep1_pri_phased_curated, whole genome shotgun sequence and contains these coding sequences:
- the LOC136383855 gene encoding uncharacterized protein, which encodes MAQGLAQLPYPCPPALYCQASRCRLADAQCPPAVPPSSALQQRPPAAPSRSAPQQCPPALPPSSALQQRPPAAPPTSALPQCPPAVPPTSALPQCPPAVPPSSALQQRPPAAPSSSAPQQRPPAAPSSSALPAVPPSSVPQQCPPSSVPPAVPSRSAPPQCPPAVPPSSAPQQCPPSSAPQQCPPSSVPPAVSPQQCPPAVPPQQCPPAVPSRSAPPAAPPSSAPPQCPPAVPPSSALQQRPPAAPPSSALQQRPPAAPPSSALPQPPQQRPPAVPSRSAPPAVPPQQCPPAVPSRSAPQQCPPAAPPSSAPQQRPPAAPPSSAPPAVPSQQCPPAVPPKQCPPSSAPQQCPPSSAPQQCPAQSSASETRLI